TTCCATGGgagtattcgaaaaaaatcagaagAATAAATAAGAGTATACTCATTTTAAGGTGAAGGCAGACAGATTGAAGGACAACTTATAAAATCACTGATTTATCATTCCTTCTCAATTATTTTGAATGGGGCATTTCTTTACTTTTCAAATACAATTGAATATAAAACACACCCATTTGATTAATCAACAACATATTTTAAAAACAATGACTCAGTCATCAAAGTTTGATCAATGTCAGTTGCTCatgttcaaaaatacaaaactaTGGAACTACCAACTGGATACATAACAATTTCAGAGTGATCTGAGGAGGTAAAATATTATAGCAAGAATAATTCCTACCGAACCTCATCAAGAGAATTGATTTCAATTAAGTTATGATTTCCtatgagatttaaaaaaaatttaaaatttatatttgaccGTAGATTCAATGCTAATAGGTCTATAAGTATGACGTTTCTAATTTGAATTAACGGATTTTTCGTAGTAGTTCTTAATTATCatctcaaaatttgaaaaataaggcTAAAAGTTAAATTATCCTTTCATTATCATTTCAATAATGCTTGTGTAGTATAAATTAAGTTATGTCATCTAAAATTGATCCTCGTGAGGTACTATCCTGTTTGAACCAATTGGGATACAAAAATATTGATGCAACTCAATTACAAGCGTTTACTAAAGGTACCATTTGTGTTATTTTATGAACATTATAATATTATAGCTATTTATAGATCTCAAAAAACTGATGAAATATGAGGAGCGCAAATCTAATGAAGGTAACATTATTAGAGTGAACATTGTGAGGGATTTGAATGAAAAAGAAAACACTGATTTCTctgaagtgaaaaaaataaaagtaccAACTTCTCAGTCCTCAACTGCAGTAGAATTATGCATTACTAAGGTCAATAATCCAGTAAGACGTCCAGGTACAGATCCATCTCAAGCTTCCTTagtgaagaagaaaaagaaacgaAGTACCTCCTTAGAATCTAGCAGTAAGTCAACAGTCACAGTGGCATGTCCAGTTCATTTTTTTACTGGAATTGGATGCCCTGAAGCTCCTAGGTCGAAATCTGTGGGTTCAGCATGCACATGCCCTATAGATGCACAGTCCCAAGTTTCTAGTTCATGTATAAAGGACAATAAAAATAAGAAAGGAAAGAAACTAATTTGCTCTACtctagaaaataaaaatgaaaccaATACAACTACTAGTTATCCTAATAGTGATAACAGAACTTATTATTCAAGTTATTGTCCCACTGGAAAGAAAAACCAAAAAGCTACTATTTCTAGGAACTATACCCATGATTTCACACATCCTTGCTATTGTCCTGGTTCTATGAAACCTAGGAGTGCAGGTTAGTGATTTTTTTTAAGCTTCTTATAATTGGTAATTATTAGaatgtatttttatgaaaaagaGAATCTGGGAAAAATAaacaattgagaaattgtcatttttctcTTCAACTCTGATGCAATGTTTGTGgttgaaatatcatttttccaTATTGAATTCTTTCAGTAATTAAATGCAACATAGATTGTAAACCACCCTTCCCAAAATGTGATCCTGTTAATTTGTATAAGTACTATCAGAGACAGTGGAAGATAAATAGAATCCCTGGTGAAGATATCTCGAGAGAGCAAAGATTCCGATGGTGCTTTAGAGAAAAAATCAGCTGTGGACCTCCGGTAAGATTAAAGAAACCTTTGAGGAAGAAGTATGATATTGTTTTAcccataaattgaaaatatataaatacgaaaaatagcattttaatttttttcaattatttttgatttcagGCCAGGAAATAATTTTCGCCAATTCCTCTTGCtcaattttcaaagttttcaagTTAACTACGTTTTAAGATCATCcaacaaatttatttttgtttgtttaggAATATGGTGTTTTGAGTTTTCGATATCTGCCTAAATTTGGAGTTTAGGAGATGGTACCAtctgatataaaaataatttgacGATTGATCTCAGAATCAAGAAATGTGAGGTTTATTTTTTGTGAATAGTAAGCTAGCATAAGGTTTTGTTGATTGTTTAATAAAGAATTATGTTAGAAATTTGTTTCATTTACTAGATGCTAACTAAATTACTCAATTAACATTGATCCTGCATAAGTAGTTGAATCTACTGCTTCCCCAAAATTGTCTAAAAATTCAACCCAATTTCATTCGACACCTTGACTTTCCAGAGTATCATAATTATGTCGTCATGAAGTTTGTCATGTTGAATTTGAACTGAAGAAATATTGTAGAGGTTTCATCTATTATAGctattgaaaatcaaaattgatCTTTCTGCATTGGGAATGTCCCAAAAAATTGATCCAAAAGAAGTTCTCAGTATTCTCAATGCTTTGGGTTATAAAAATATAGATTCAAAACAACTTAAACTTTTTATAAAAGGTATGTAATCGTGATATCGATTGAGTTTATTGAACAATTAAACTGTTTAATATGAGTTTGATCTGAAAAAGTCAAAAACGACAAAGTTGGTAtcacaaaaaatttgaaaacagaGGAGGGTCATAAGTGAAAGAAAAACATCATTTTCATTGTCTCAAAACTCTCAACAAACTCTGAATTTCCATTCAAGTAAAAATAGCCCTATAAGTGCTGAAAAGTTATTGGTGCATATGACAATAAATTCTTCTGAATCTTCATAAGGTGTTTTTCAGATTTGAAGAAACTCAGAAAATATGAGGGAAGAAAACATAATCGGCCAATAAATGCTTCAAAATCTGAAGCGAAAACATCGAAGAGGTCAGTGAAAATAATACTCACAAAACCTTCTGGATCTATCTTGAATTTGATGGAAGATTCAGAGGTATTGAATTCAacagataatttaaaaaatgttcaaaaatctcCAGATCGAAATAAAACTGCTCTGAAAAGTTCTCacaatcaattttcaaattctcaCCATCTTCCTGCACGCGTTTTAGTTTTGAAAGTATCACTTTTCCGCATTGGTGCTAGAAAGAGATTTTTCTGGCAAGTATCGCAACAGTTGCGTACACGCTAACTGGATTTTTATACCTATATGGATGAAGTATGGAACAAAGTATTTATACTTTGTTTTGTtttcgtttcaaagatatttctttCAAATACACATAACGCGCGTATGCCCCATATTTTTGTTTATCTAAACTAATAATtatatttatgtaccaagggcGGAAAAACTCTAAAATATAGTTAAACCTGCAAATTGaagcaagcaggcgagacaatagaCTGTTTTTGCCGTGGTGCATAccacattttttcgtcgacctcacataccttcATGAAATTAAATACTCACCTGTTTGCTGGCCTCGGCTACGTCACCGTAGTTGCCAATTCTCTCAGCTATGGAGGAATTATGCTGATATCCATATCCCCTATCCATAATTTCTTGATAGGGATTCCCTTATGTTTTATTAAATCGTGCGGATTCAAGAAAATGACTCGAACTTCTTctttttaatttaaaaaaattgtacaatACATAATATGTCGATGAATTCTGTTTTGatgataaatatttcaacaggtgTGGATATCGATCTTTGTGAAAAGAATCAGGAAATTCTTCTTTCGATTGCTTTATTTATCTTGCGGTTTCTGCTAAATTATTCGAACACGAAGGCAATGCTCCTTCCTCTAAACGTGA
Above is a window of Coccinella septempunctata chromosome 5, icCocSept1.1, whole genome shotgun sequence DNA encoding:
- the LOC123313382 gene encoding uncharacterized protein LOC123313382 isoform X1, encoding MSSKIDPREVLSCLNQLGYKNIDATQLQAFTKDLKKLMKYEERKSNEGNIIRVNIVRDLNEKENTDFSEVKKIKVPTSQSSTAVELCITKVNNPVRRPGTDPSQASLVKKKKKRSTSLESSSKSTVTVACPVHFFTGIGCPEAPRSKSVGSACTCPIDAQSQVSSSCIKDNKNKKGKKLICSTLENKNETNTTTSYPNSDNRTYYSSYCPTGKKNQKATISRNYTHDFTHPCYCPGSMKPRSAVIKCNIDCKPPFPKCDPVNLYKYYQRQWKINRIPGEDISREQRFRWCFREKISCGPPEYGVLSFRYLPKFGV
- the LOC123313382 gene encoding uncharacterized protein LOC123313382 isoform X2 yields the protein MSSKIDPREVLSCLNQLGYKNIDATQLQAFTKDLKKLMKYEERKSNEGNIIRVNIVRDLNEKENTDFSEVKKIKVPTSQSSTAVELCITKVNNPVRRPGTDPSQASLVKKKKKRSTSLESSSKSTVTVACPVHFFTGIGCPEAPRSKSVGSACTCPIDAQSQVSSSCIKDNKNKKGKKLICSTLENKNETNTTTSYPNSDNRTYYSSYCPTGKKNQKATISRNYTHDFTHPCYCPGSMKPRSAVIKCNIDCKPPFPKCDPVNLYKYYQRQWKINRIPGEDISREQRFRWCFREKISCGPPARK
- the LOC123314104 gene encoding uncharacterized protein LOC123314104 produces the protein MSQKIDPKEVLSILNALGYKNIDSKQLKLFIKDLKKLRKYEGRKHNRPINASKSEAKTSKRSVKIILTKPSGSILNLMEDSEVLNSTDNLKNVQKSPDRNKTALKSSHNQFSNSHHLPARVLVLKVSLFRIGARKRFFWQVSQQLRTR